The Branchiostoma floridae strain S238N-H82 chromosome 6, Bfl_VNyyK, whole genome shotgun sequence genomic interval ATAGTATAACCAAAAACTTTCCATGTTGCTTTGCAAGAGCATGCTTCCAAATCAGTCGCCAAACCACACACGTACTTGACAGTTACAAACGTGTGAATCGTATTAGATCACCAAACTCTTCCTTTGGTAAACCTGCTCTGCAAAACATCTTGGACTTTTGTCAGaaaatattaaagataaaaaatacaacaagCTACAAAAAAGTTCATAAAATGTCTCCACTAGAAATACAAGAAGTTTTTGTAACAACAAGTACACAACGATAAATTATTAATGATACAGACTAACACACATGGTTTatagaaatgtacaaatgacGGTCGGACAGTTACATGACTGTGTACTGCAACACAATGACTGACCAACTGGACAGAGCCGTGGCTTCTAATGTCCAGGGTCTCTAACAACACAACTGCTTCCTAAGTGGAAAGTCTCGAGGACTGTATCTATCTGGTACGCACGAAGTGGTCTCATATTACAGGAAATAGGGGAGGGGGATTCACAATCAGAGAGCAAATTATCTGAGAGCCGGCGCCCACTCTCCGGCATTTCTCTCATCACCTGCAAGTAATTGTTGAGCAGCAGGTGTGTCGACAAGTTCATTAAATACTTATCACGGGTATGAAGggaacacattttcattatgacGGACATGGGGACTTCTAGATAACAGATTCCGCACTTAATGGATACGATGGACACAGGATGGAGATGAGAGTAACAACGAAAACGTGGCAGcggatttttttccatttctccCCGCCCTGCCGGGCGGGTCAGACATACAAGCAACAGACCAGCTGCTATGAGGTATCTCACTTACTGTACTGCTCTGTTCCAGGGAAGACATAGATCACAACAACTCGTAAGCCTCAGCTTTTAcaacaaatgtggccactaccAACATACAATACGACTGGAGGTTATACCACGGGACGTTTGTGAGAAGTTGGAAAAAAGTTCTTCTGAAACAGTCAGGGACTTTTGCCTCCAACAAAAGCACCCTGACCCAGAAATATCCAAGCAAAAGGATAGCAGACATAATCTGAGTTGATGGCTTATGAATGAAACGATGTGAGAAGCTTCGAGTCAGTGATTTCATTTGGCAGACGGTTGTATTAATTGCCGACCAAGATGGCAGCACATTAGGGGGAGGTATTGACCAATCTATAAATTGATCCCATCAATAATGGTTTCTGGCACATCACGGCGCAGCAACAGTATCATCACATACTATAACTCCGGTAATTTCAGCAATCACGGGGCTCTGGCCTGTAGCCTGCGATGGGATTGCGAGCATTTTGCCGATATCCCAATCAAAGGGAGTTCTTGCTAAATTAACTGTCCCCCCGTCTGCGAAAGGTGGGGTATACGCTCCAACGCAGCACTACCTATGATACAAGTACACGGGGCAGGGGTGACTAGCTTAATGGGGAATTACTGGGCTCACCAGCATATGCACCTACTCAGGAGGTTAATTATGAAAGCTGGGGAGGCCTGTCTACATGGGCTGAAGCTGAAGTAGGCTTTGGGGACACATTCACCTAGCCTTAGAGGTCAGGAATTATTAGTACTGCAAACCCCATATGCAGTGTTTCATCAGTCATGTTACTGTGGCCAAAAGAGCCACTCGTCTTTTTAGGGCATTATTATTACAACAACATTTATCTAGTCAAACAAAATTCTCTACGCTCTACTCTAGACTAACATTCTGAAATGGTCACAGGTTAAACCATTGGTCAATCATTCTTATCATCTCAAGTATTGCCATAATTATATGCAGGCGCCTGGTTTAACTTATTGTAACATTTCATTCTAAAAACAATCTCTTAGCCGGTTATCCTTGCCTTATTACCTACAACAAAATAAAGTATTGTTGTTACGTCGACTAGCTCAAAGTATAACTTCGTCCTCTCGTAAAATATTGACTGCAATTTTACCACCCAGGTGGGCTCTGTTGATACGTGAAAATAAGAAACTACATATTCTTATCATAGCATGATCTCTGCAACACACGTTGCcgtttgaaataaaataaaaagaacacgTGATAAGGAGCCTTGTTCTGGTTCCATATCCTTGCCATCTCTTGTCCCTTTTTGTTTCTGGAACACTAACTGCGGTATCGCTCATGCTCCCTCCTTGACACTCTCGCCATATAACAAGAAATATATTTCTCTTTTTATCAACTCGTATAGCTGGTCCCTCTACAGTCCGTTCCTACAGCCTACTTTGGTTCTTCCATCCCCTTTtcacaaaatgattttttgtactttctttgttCTATAAATGTATTTATCAGTTCTATATACCTACAGGTCACGCTTTAACATTGTTCATATCGGTGTGGGTTTTTAGATGCAACTCGAGCGCTGTCGCCGACGAACAGACCTCGTTACAGACGTTACACGTGGTCTTCCACACCCAGTTGTTGTGTCTGTCGTTCCCGTTCATCTCCGCGGGGCTCTTCTTGATGCCGTCGGTATCGTTGTTGTTGTACAGGCCGTGATCGGCGCCGGTGAACTTCGGGAAGGAGTTCATCATGCTGCTGTGACTCTGGATGACCGGGATCTCATTGGCCTTCGGCATGGAGGCGATGCCGTTGCTCAGCGCGCCAGGAAACGGGAAGAAGTGCTCGGGACCCAGCGGGGCGTGGCCAAACAGCTCGTTGGCCTTGGACACCAGGCTGAAGGGCATCTCGACGGAGAGGCGCCTCCCGCGCCGACCGGCGGAGTTCCACATGTGGGTGCCCATGTGCACCTTCAGGTTCCCCTTGGTGGTGAAGGCCTTCTTGCACACGTGACACTGATACGGCTTGTCACctggaaaaacacaaaataatgtttaaaaatcTAACGGTTATGAAGAAAAGACAGTGATAACCATCTATTGTGTGTACAGGGCAAACTTAGATAAAGGTGGTGGGGTCAAAACTTGgccaaaaacaagaaaatatttgacagacatttcACAATACCGGTAATTGTCAAGGTGGTTCAGTGCCATTTTCCCATTGTCTAGGGAGAGCCCTGAGTCTGTCTACCATTTTATGCCAACAGGAGGAGTTAACAATTAAGGTTTGGTTGGTGGTTTCTCCCCACTGTTAGACCATCACTACTGTTTTTAATTCTCCCACAAGCCACAGAAATCGCTTGTAATTGATCAGCAGTCAAGATCCGCAATGCCACCACATAGCAAGCCGCACATAAAATCCCAAACACCGGGCGCCCCAAGTGCACAAGTAAATCAATGGTTTTCCACCATGTTTTACTAACAGATAGAACACTTAGCACAACTGCTACAGCCCCGAATGTTTCTCCAATGGTAACTGAATTGTCTGAATTCGTTCTTCAAACGAAAGATGGGCATTTGTTGAAGTGTTAATGGAATTAACGCAGCCAAATTGGCCGCGCGGGTTGTAGATTACACGTTAGCCTCTCGTGTAGTGCAATGTCCCTAAAACGTCATTATAGGAAGAACGTATTCTTGTACAAGACAAGGAGGTAAAACAGCACTGTGAAAATTTGGTTATCACTAGCAGAGACTTAAACTGATCTTTTGAGCATTCACTTGTCAAAAGGTTATTATATAGAAATTGCTCCTTTGTTCACATGTTTTAAGCTTATGTTTTTAAGAGCTCCCTAGTCACAGTACTTGTAATATCCAAATGCATTTTGAAGAGTTTTTTTGACAAGATATTACCGGGAGCGACCATCTGAATGTTCCCAAGCATGCAACCTGTCGGACGTGTTAAGGCGCAACCTGTCGGACGTGTTTAGGCGCTTGAAATCAggaggatggaaaaaaattgatcCTTTTTGACTTAATGGTGTTTTATGACAAAATTATGTGAACCACATGACCACCGTTTTAATGAGTCGGAAACGATGACTCATGTCTCAGCTGGGGAACAGAGAAAGGCACTCAGTCCTTTTGTTGTCTTGTCACGTCTGCTCTTTTTCACATGACAGTTCTTAAAAACTCTCCATGCAGCTTAAACTTGGACAGAAAGTTGATCTTAGTTAAGCTTTTCCCTGACAGCTGAAACGATGCAATAGACAAACTCACTGTCTTTTTGTCTCGATGACTAAATATAGCAAAGTCTATCACCCATGAGGTATTCCAAAACACAGGTCCCTAAGAATATTAGAGTACAGAGGTGCGATTGTTGTCTGAAACGGAATATGTCTCATCTTGCAATGTTTACTTACGCTTCAGTACACAGACAGCACTTCAAATATTCCTCAACTCTTATCAATTCATCACCTGTACAGCGTAACATTTCTGAGCAGAAAAATTACAGTCAAGGtggtttcttttgatttctagAGTTAATAGCTGCTTGAATTGAACCTAAAACTTGGACCCTAGATCCTAAGGCACTGTCCCAAAATGTAGTCTACAATTTTCATATCAGCAACCTTGGATTATTTGGTCACATTGTGCCAGAGGGGAAATTTTAGTTCTGCCTGACAAAGCTACAAGGCTAAACTAATTATATCTATCATATCAGGACACCTGTGAAGTAATACACAAAGGAGAGCCACAACAAAGTACCCATTAGAAGTCAAAGGACAGACAAGACCTTGTGACACAACAGGCCATATGGTCACTGTTTGAATAAAGTCCGCCGGTAGGCCCCACCTCACACTACTTTGTTATGCACCATTTAACTGCCGCCacttaaaatatttttacatttatgCATCAGTATATCAACTGCCTCTGTGTCTTTGCACTTTTGCACAATTGACAGACCATCCCAGTCATGGAATGCAGGGCTCTCTGCTGTCtgtcagagtcagacttttctGCTTCAGATGGAAAAAATAATTTCAAATGGGACAAACATcataacaaacattttctgtctTCAACAGTGCTACAAGACTTTTGCAAAATTAAGATGGAGTTGTTTGAACTTTGTCCCTCGGAATTTGGGAGTTTCAGTGCATTAAGAAGTTCAAAATTTCTGGTGCAGACCTTGGTCCAGCAAAATGAGAAGACTTTTGAGCTGGACACAGCCATGACGGACTTGACATTTTTGGAAGCATTACCATGAACTCTCTAAAAAGGATGACATTTTGTGCTCTGACAGGCCCCAAAGAAGGTTGGTCAAAACACGTTGCAATTAATTTTGACATATATGAATGACCTTTGATTTGACGCATTAAAACAGGAATGTGCCCAAGGCAAGTACTGAAATCTTCCAGCGAAAACAAGATAACGTCATTCATAACCTTTGGGGGAAACTGTCTTGTGAATTTGCCGTCATCTGCTTTTGTGACAATTGTCTAATTCAAAATCATTTCAACGACATACTTTTTTTATATGCATCACTCATTTTCCTCCGtcaaaaacaagagttcaaGGTGCACTGGTGTTAGGCTACTTTTGGAATAAACAAATACAGAGAATATGAACCAGTCCAGGGTTGACAATGACAGCAGAAATACCCGTACAGCTCTAATTTCAACCGTATACACATGTcggggctcaaaatactggatGAATGTGCACCCAGGCGcatccaaaattggagctgtgcacccaaacattttcttaggtttatgtatgtaaaaatttcaaagtatactagtatacaacatattcttgatatttaggttagaaagatgatagaaatgtctgtcatggtacttgatagcttgtaactaagaatttgatagcttgtaactaagttttattgtTAGGTTGttacttaaatctaagtggtgcaaCCAAAAATTTTAGCgaacccaattttttaagctgggtgcaccagtgcacctaatcccaaaaatgaatttcgagccctgcaggtTCTAAATGCATTTCAAGTCCAGATTTCTTTAATAAGAACACAAGACAGCAAATAAGACAACACATGTTAAACAGATGTTAAGGTAGCACTTTCAGTTAGATAACATTGAAACATGCATCAACAATCAAAGCTCACTATCCACAACAAGGCAAGACTTCATGAAAAATAATACAACTCTCTCTACTCAACTTGAAATTAGTCAAGACGAAGAAGTACAAGAAAGGAAGTCCTGTTCACCTGTATGGGTGCGAATATGTATCTGCAGAGCACTGTGGGAAGAGAAGATCTTCTGGCAGGCGTAGCACTGGTGCTTGATGGGCGTGCGCTTGGCCGGGGGATGGGTGCTGTCGTTGGCACTCAGGCTCCGCTTGTGGTTGGTCGGCTCGGCGCTGGTCGGAGAGGAGCTCTCCTGGTGGCTGTTCCTGGGAGGCTCGAGCATCTGCGAAGGCAGGTCGCGGATCTTGTGAGTCAGCATGTGCTGTTTCAGGTTGCCTCTGGTGGAGAAGCCACGCTCGCACACCTGGCACAGtcggggtggggtggggggtagaGTTAGTCCCGCTTTTACTCTCACCACCCTCCCCCTACTACAGCCACATGAACACTATATAGCCTGGTTTCCAGTCTATTCCAGCTCCTGTGATTGCTTTCctggatacagtagaagccgcttaattgcacggcttATTTGCCAgggaatttcgtgcaattatccggctggtgcaataatgcgaagttatatagctggactgcaccggtttgggatttcgagattccgtgcaattaacagaagtgtgcgttaatccgttgtgcaataaactggcTTCTACTTTACTATAGACTGGGACCTGGCCCTATATATACAGTAGGCCCATATGCCATCTCTATCAATGGGGCAACGGGAAAGCAAACAGAGGAGCAGGCTAGAAAAGGATGGATACAAGGCTATATAGAGAGTGTACCAAATCCCACGGATTCAAAATTCATTTGCACACGCAGGCCAAATTCATACAATACCAACACAAAGGGACAAGGAGATCTCTGATTTGTGTTGGGCTGACCATGGAATCAAAGACTTGCGTTTGTTGTGAGTCTACTGATTTTGGTCGAGACTTTGTACGGTAAGACTAAACTTTGTCGCAAATATTTGAGCAGGACTGTTGGACATGACGTCACATATACACACAGCTTTGAATCCACTAGCATTGGCCATATTTGGGCAATACTTCAAATCACTAGTTTCTCATCACAAACTTCACACCAAGCTCTGCTTCTAAACAGTCTACGGGCATTTTCTTCTGACCACAAACAAGGACTAGTTTTCTCAGAAGGATGCCCTTAAAGATAGAAGCTTGAGACTGAAAAAGTCCAAACTCAATTTTCAGGAATTATCAATTTACCGTCTGCAAGTCAGCGAGATGGTTCTCTGCCTTAAGATGGCCGTCTATCTTGATCTGAATGTGGAAGACATAACGACAATGAATCAAGTGTCGGGCATGGCTAGCAATGAGAAACTAGAAATTGATCAAGCAAACATGAGGGAAAACACTGTCCTACAATGACTATGGCATTTCCCAAACTGCCAAACTGACTGAGTAATTCATAACATTTCCGAAGACTAGTCATCAAGAATACAGAATGGTTTTTCTTAAGCAGTAATTCAGAGGAGCTGAACAGTTTCACTGGTCTTTAATGCTGAACGATATAATCCCTCTCCCATAACAGCCGGTCTGGAACACTCCCAATCTTCGGTCTTACCCTTAAGTTTACCAGCAATTGCAATCAGAAATAACCACAAATGGCCACTCTTAATCAACTTGCTGGGAATTGGCTGGCCTAATTTAGATCTGTCAGGCTCAACAGAAGATCTTGGAGGCTATTGAATTTGAATCAGCAGGGCTACACTAACATTGCTCATCTCTGCTATCTACAGAAAAATCTTTGGCCGACACCACCGGACTGCCGTGGATTGAGAATTTACCACCACACGAAGTACATAATGTTCCTTCTAAATGTTTTCTTGGGGAAAACAGAGACCCGTCAAGGACAATGTAGTCCACAATGTGAAAGGAGATCATGAAAATCTACCGGGTCAACATGTTTTCTTTGATAGGTTTCACTCGAAAAGCTACGCCATTTCTCAGCGATAATAACGCGGGGACGTTAAACTTCCGTGACAGCTCTGCGTGGCCGTTGTTGGATATTATCTCCTCTCTTACGGCAAGATTAATGGTGCACTTACTCCCTTGTCGTTGGGAAAATCTTTTCAATTTCTACAGCGGTGACAAAACATGGTTTGATCTGACAGCCACTATGTCACACGTTTTCTCTTCCGCGCTATCTTACTTAATCATAAGTTTCTCGTGTCAGAGGTCCCTCAGAACTTCTGCGGCGAAGAGGAGGGTGCGGACTTGGCACATCTTTCTAAAAATGGGTGATGGATCGGTTTCTTTGGGATGGAGCTAGCTTAACTTCTGCGACATCTAAGGATGTCGAATAATTCTAAATACCATCTAACTTCTAAGTGATATCACGGGGAGCATGGTAACCAATCCACCTCTTTGTAATCCATGTAGTTACACATAGATTGACTTCTGCAATATCTACAAGTGACTACAAACTTTGGTGTATCATGTACACAGTGGGACTTTCTTTACCTCGCATTTGAAGGGCCTCTCCTTGGTGTGGCTTCTCATGTGGATCTCCAGGGCACTCCTGCAGGCGAACGTCTTGCCGCAGATGTCGCAGGTCGTGCTGAGGTACCAGTTGCCCATCTCCATGTTGTGGAGGCTGCTGGGAGAAGTGGACCCACCGTTGACCGGGGAAACCGGGTGGCTGTTGGTTGTGGGTGTCGTCGTCGTCGGTCCAGGTTCGGCCGAGGAGGATCGTGGAGTGAGGTCCAACGCCCCAGTGCTGTCCACGGACATGTCGTACGATGAGTTGTCGTCGTTGGGATCCTGTCTCTCCGGTCTGTCCTCCGGATACACCCCGTTAGGAGTAGGAGTTTTCTCCTCCTCTCTGTTCAGGCTCTCAAGCTCAGCTGCGGACCCGGGAGAGCTGGCAAAGGAGGACTTGCTCTCCTCTGCTATGGGGATGCTCCCTCTGCTGTTCATCATGCTGGAGATGAACTCTGCACTCTTGATGTTGGAGGGTAGGGGCTGAGTGATGTTGGAGTCCAAGCCCTTGACATGATTCTCCAGAGCAGACAGGGTGGCTGAGAAGGTAGCTGGGACCATCGGCGGGGGCCCAACCATCGTTGGGGGCTCAACATCTTCTTCCTGCATGGCTGTCCCAAAGGCGGACGTCATGGCTCCGTTTCTATCCGGCTCCTTGAGGGAGGAGCCTTCGTCACTCGGCTCCCCTCCATTCCCGATTGGAGGCCGAGGGGCTGCCAATGAGGTAGGTGGTATGATGTCAGCCCTGCCACCAGGCAGGAAGCTGTTGGTGTCGGCGGGATGCTCGGTGTGCATGCGGATGTGCTGCTGCAGCACTAGCGAGTTGGTGAACTCCTTGTGGCAGACGGGACACTTGTGGAGGATGCGCAGTGGCGGCTTGGCACGGTGCACCCCCAGGTGGGTCTTCAGGTTCCCCTTGGTGGTGAAGGCGCGGCTGCAGATCCGACACTTGTATGGCCGCTCGCCGGTGTGGGTGCGGTAGTGCATCTGCAGAGCGCTCTTGCAGGACAGGATGCGGTGACACAGGTGGCACTGGTTGGGGTCCGTCAGCTTCTGCTCGATGTTTTCCACCAGCTGCTGCAGCTTGGATGTCTCCGGGGTTCTCACCGTCTCCATGAAGTTGTCCAGGTCCACATCAGGCCTGTGGTACAGGTCCAGTGCCAGGCTAATACTGGTNNNNNNNNNNNNNNNNNNNNNNNNNNNNNNNNNNNNNNNNNNNNNNNNNNNNNNNNNNNNNNNNNNNNNNNNNNNNNNNNNNNNNNNNNNNNNNNNNNNNGGAGAGGGAGATGGCATGGAGCTGGGAGTGGAGGGTGCTGGAGACTTCTCACTTCTCATACTGTCAGCTGTGCCATCCTTACTGCCTTCATCAGTGGCAGTTGTTGACATTGGAGTCTTGGGATCTTCCTCTTTCTTGACAGGAGGATTGGCTGGGACAAGTCCAGGAGCCGCTGGGCCTGGCATGCCTTCAGAGCTGGGTGGAAGTGGAAGGGGTGTGTGAGGTCCTTCCGGGGTACGTGGcataggggggagggggagggacaGGGGTGGCATGGGGAAGCTTGCTGGGGTTGGTGTTGTTCCCTCCTCTGGCTGAGAGAAGAGTGGTGGCGGCACGGGGTGGGAAACGGGTGACGAGGAGCAGGCTGGTGGGACAAACCCAGCTGGAGTATGGATGCACGGCGCTCCTGGTTTATCAAACTTGTCCAGGTATTCGGGTACAGGGCTGGGGTGCATCTTGATGTGAGGGTACTTGGCCTTGTGCCGCTGGAAGTGGACCTTCAGGTTGCCCTTGGTGGAGAAGCGGTTGCCGCACACGTTGCACTTGAACGGTCGCTCTCCCGTGTGCGAGCGGAGGTGGATCTGTAATGCGCTGTCGCTACCAAACACCTTGCCGCAGAAGCGACACTTGTGCTTGAAGAAGGGATCTTCTGACCCGGGCTTGGTGTCGAAGACCCCAACATTTGGCGGCTTGCCTTTGCGATGACGTAGCAAAAAGTCCATCGGCATGAAGGGTGAAGAAGAGTTGGGTGGGTGTGGGGGCAGCAGAGAGTTCTGCAGGCCGTTGGTGTGCTGCTGGAGCAGACCAAGGGGGTGTGGTGCCAGCCCTGGGGGGTGGGGCAGGATGCTCTCACTGGAAGTGACTGGAGGCGAGCTAGTGGTCAGGGGAGCATTGCTGCTGCTTGAGAGTGGTGATGGCTGCGGGGATGAGTTGCCAAGGGGGGTGCTCAGGGGCGGCAGGGGTTGATGTCCTGACGTCGGAGGGGCTGATGTCAGTGCTGGCAGTGGTGGGGGGCCTGAAACTGGAGTCAGCGGCATTGGGAATGGTCGTGGGAGGCAAACTGAGGACGACAATGTGTCCGACAATGTCGTCAGCGCCGAGGTCAGCGCGTTGGAGGTGAGGGGGTTTGGCAATGGCGGGAGAGGGGGAAGGGGTAGGTTTGGAATGTAGAGGGCAAGGTGTTGTTGAATCTGCTGGATCAGTTGTAGCTGatgcagctgctgctgctggagaACTCCCAGCTGTTCCTGGATGGACCCG includes:
- the LOC118417484 gene encoding sal-like protein 3 (The sequence of the model RefSeq protein was modified relative to this genomic sequence to represent the inferred CDS: added 64 bases not found in genome assembly); amino-acid sequence: MLGDEVDFRAGGTVSELLICGNTSVTLEGEVGNEALRDAHVCGKCRAEFLILADFLHHKKACTNKRIVLIFDDDEVVCEENEEAFDKMQVSQPDVEDDNGSRSSCSPRPTATSPTNDGSKAQDMSSIRSSSQNTPFLPQEGDSARLSRDIPLTNVALESLDMTKVAVAQFGHDPPAGDLGSIQEQLGVLQQQQLHQLQLIQQIQQHLALYIPNLPLPPLPPLPNPLTSNALTSALTTLSDTLSSSVCLPRPFPMPLTPVSGPPPLPALTSAPPTSGHQPLPPLSTPLGNSSPQPSPLSSSSNAPLTTSSPPVTSSESILPHPPGLAPHPLGLLQQHTNGLQNSLLPPHPPNSSSPFMPMDFLLRHRKGKPPNVGVFDTKPGSEDPFFKHKCRFCGKVFGSDSALQIHLRSHTGERPFKCNVCGNRFSTKGNLKVHFQRHKAKYPHIKMHPSPVPEYLDKFDKPGAPCIHTPAGFVPPACSSSPVSHPVPPPLFSQPEEGTTPTPASFPMPPLSLPLPPMPRTPEGPHTPLPLPPSSEGMPGPAAPGLVPANPPVKKEEDPKTPMSTTATDEGSKDGTADSMRSEKSPAPSTPSSMPSPSPEASATPPTTAFTPLSSPPELPTSISLALDLYHRPDVDLDNFMETVRTPETSKLQQLVENIEQKLTDPNQCHLCHRILSCKSALQMHYRTHTGERPYKCRICSRAFTTKGNLKTHLGVHRAKPPLRILHKCPVCHKEFTNSLVLQQHIRMHTEHPADTNSFLPGGRADIIPPTSLAAPRPPIGNGGEPSDEGSSLKEPDRNGAMTSAFGTAMQEEDVEPPTMVGPPPMVPATFSATLSALENHVKGLDSNITQPLPSNIKSAEFISSMMNSRGSIPIAEESKSSFASSPGSAAELESLNREEEKTPTPNGVYPEDRPERQDPNDDNSSYDMSVDSTGALDLTPRSSSAEPGPTTTTPTTNSHPVSPVNGGSTSPSSLHNMEMGNWYLSTTCDICGKTFACRSALEIHMRSHTKERPFKCEIKIDGHLKAENHLADLQTVCERGFSTRGNLKQHMLTHKIRDLPSQMLEPPRNSHQESSSPTSAEPTNHKRSLSANDSTHPPAKRTPIKHQCYACQKIFSSHSALQIHIRTHTGDKPYQCHVCKKAFTTKGNLKVHMGTHMWNSAGRRGRRLSVEMPFSLVSKANELFGHAPLGPEHFFPFPGALSNGIASMPKANEIPVIQSHSSMMNSFPKFTGADHGLYNNNDTDGIKKSPAEMNGNDRHNNWVWKTTCNVCNEVCSSATALELHLKTHTDMNNVKA